The following proteins are encoded in a genomic region of Gossypium hirsutum isolate 1008001.06 chromosome D05, Gossypium_hirsutum_v2.1, whole genome shotgun sequence:
- the LOC107905022 gene encoding low affinity sulfate transporter 3: protein MGSLPHTAAEAQQLDLEDSSRTERVQWLINSPEPPSLWQELVGTVKGSLLTPGKKNSSSNAKGKHAMSFLRGLFPILSWGRNYKASFFKHDLMAGLTLASLSIPQSIGYANLAKLDPQYGLYTSVVPPLIYAVMGSSREIAIGPVAVVSMLLSSMIPGLVDPAIDPIGYTSLVFTVTFFAGTFQAIFGLFRLGFLVDFLSHAAVVGFMAGAAIVIGLQQLKGLFGLSHFTTKTDVVSVLTSVSKSVKHEWYPLNFVLGLSFLVFLLVARFIGKRNKKLFWFPAIAPLLSVILSTLIVYLTRADNHGVKIVKHLKGGLNPSSVHRLQFNGTHVAEAAKIGLISAIVALTEAIAVGRSFASINGYHLDGNKEMLAMGFMNLAGSLTSCYVATGSFSRTAVNFSAGCKTVVSNIVMAITVILALELFTRLLYYTPVAILASIIMSALPGLIDINEAYRIWKVDKLDFLACLGAFIGVLFKSVEIGLLVAVAISFAKVLLNSIRPAVEQLGRLPRTDIFCEVDQYPMAVKTPGLFTLRINSSLLCFANANFLRERILKLLTQDENGTEETAKDRVQILILDMTNVMNIDTSGILALEELHTELVSLGMKLVMVNLRWQVIHKLKLSKLVEKIGADGIFLTVAEAVDACLASKLAINSL, encoded by the exons ATGGGTTCCTTGCCTCACACTGCTGCGGAGGCTCAGCAGCTAGACCTCGAGGATTCCAGTCGAACCGAGAGAGTGCAGTGGCTGATTAATTCACCTGAGCCTCCTAGTTTATGGCAGGAACTAGTTGGTACAGTCAAAGGAAGTTTGTTAACTCCTGGAAAAAAGAATTCCTCATCCAACGCCAAGGGGAAACATGCCATGTCCTTCCTCCGAGGTCTGTTTCCGATCCTCAGCTGGGGAAGGAATTACAAGGCTTCATTTTTTAAACATGATTTAATGGCGGGTTTAACACTCGCAAGTCTTAGCATTCCTCAG AGTATTGGATATGCTAATTTAGCGAAACTTGATCCTCAATACGGTCTAT ACACAAGCGTCGTCCCACCTCTTATATATGCGGTAATGGGGAGTTCAAGAGAGATAGCTATCGGACCGGTAGCCGTGGTTTCAATGCTGCTATCTTCCATGATTCCAGGCCTGGTGGATCCTGCAATTGACCCCATTGGGTACACAAGTCTAGTGTTCACCGTGACATTCTTTGCTGGAACTTTCCAAGCCATATTTGGATTGTTTAG ACTGGGGTTCCTGGTGGATTTTCTTTCACATGCTGCAGTGGTTGGATTCATGGCGGGTGCAGCCATTGTGATAGGGCTTCAGCAACTGAAGGGACTATTTGGACTGAGTCACTTCACCACTAAAACCGATGTAGTGTCAGTTTTGACCTCGGTTTCCAAATCAGTTAAACATGAA TGGTATCCTCTAAATTTCGTCCTCGGTTTATCCTTCCTGGTATTCCTCCTTGTCGCCAGGTTTATC ggaaaaagaaacaaaaagctCTTCTGGTTCCCAGCAATAGCTCCTCTATTGTCAGTCATATTATCCACCCTGATTGTATATTTAACCAGGGCTGACAATCATGGGGTGAAGATAGTAAAACACTTAAAAGGAGGCCTCAATCCAAGCTCAGTCCATCGTTTACAATTTAATGGCACACATGTTGCAGAAGCAGCCAAAATCGGGTTGATTTCTGCCATTGTTGCTCTCACT GAAGCCATCGCAGTTGGCCGATCATTTGCTTCAATTAATGGATACCATTTAGACGGTAACAAGGAAATGTTGGCAATGGGGTTCATGAACCTTGCAGGATCTCTAACTTCTTGCTACGTAGCCACTG GTTCATTTTCCAGGACTGCAGTGAATTTTAGCGCAGGCTGCAAGACTGTCGTGTCAAATATAGTGATGGCGATTACAGTGATATTGGCATTGGAGTTGTTTACCAGGCTACTGTATTACACCCCTGTCGCCATCCTTGCTTCCATCATCATGTCTGCACTTCCTGGACTTATTGACATTAATGAAGCTTACCGTATCTGGAAGGTTGACAAACTAGATTTCCTAGCTTGCCTCGGTGCCTTTATTGGAGTCTTGTTCAAATCAGTGGAGATCGGTCTTCTAGTAGCG GTAGCTATTTCATTTGCCAAGGTGTTGCTGAATTCCATCCGACCAGCCGTTGAACAACTAGGAAGGCTTCCAAGAACAGATATCTTTTGTGAGGTGGATCAATATCCCATGGCTGTTAAAACACCAGGACTCTTCACACTTCGCATAAACTCGAGCTTACTTTGCTTTGCCAATGCCAATTTCCTGAGAGAAAG AATACTAAAGCTCCTTACACAAGATGAGAATGGAACAGAAGAAACTGCAAAAGACAGAGTTCAAATCTTAATCCTCGACATGACCA ATGTGATGAACATTGACACTTCTGGAATTCTGGCGCTAGAAGAACTGCACACCGAGCTGGTTTCACTTGGCATGAAA ttGGTAATGGTGAATCTCAGGTGGCAAGTGATCCACAAGCTAAAGCTGTCAAAACTTGTGGAGAAAATTGGAGCTGATGGGATTTTCCTCACGGTTGCTGAAGCTGTGGATGCATGCCTTGCTTCTAAATTAGCAATCAACAGCTTGTAA